From Corynebacterium frankenforstense DSM 45800, the proteins below share one genomic window:
- the rsmG gene encoding 16S rRNA (guanine(527)-N(7))-methyltransferase RsmG: MLATTGSERGFIGPREVPRLWSRHILNCAVAGEAIESGARVTDVGSGAGLPGIPLAIARPDLKIVLLEPLLKRSNFLHDVVRELSLDNVTVARGRAEEKNIRRALPAADVVTSRAVAPLGKLTRWSLPLAKRGGAMVAMKGTSVAEELERDAREIAAAGGTDAEILTVGEDVLAEPTTLIRIVRGTDRVH; this comes from the coding sequence ATGCTGGCGACCACCGGCTCCGAGCGCGGCTTCATCGGCCCGCGCGAGGTCCCGCGCCTCTGGTCGCGGCACATCCTCAACTGCGCGGTGGCCGGCGAGGCCATCGAGTCCGGCGCGCGCGTGACCGACGTCGGCTCCGGCGCCGGCCTGCCGGGCATCCCGTTGGCCATCGCCCGGCCCGACCTGAAGATCGTGCTGCTCGAGCCGCTGCTGAAGCGGTCCAACTTCCTTCACGACGTCGTCCGCGAGCTCTCCCTGGACAACGTCACCGTCGCGCGCGGTCGCGCCGAGGAGAAGAACATCCGGCGGGCCCTGCCGGCCGCCGACGTGGTCACCTCCCGCGCCGTGGCCCCGCTGGGCAAGCTGACCCGCTGGTCGCTGCCCCTGGCCAAGCGCGGCGGCGCGATGGTCGCCATGAAGGGCACCAGCGTGGCCGAGGAGCTCGAGCGCGACGCCCGCGAGATCGCCGCCGCCGGCGGAACGGACGCGGAGATCCTCACCGTCGGCGAGGACGTGCTCGCCGAGCCGACGACGCTGATC